A window of the Bacillus andreraoultii genome harbors these coding sequences:
- a CDS encoding LysE family transporter: MFIFFSYILLGLSLAAPIGPVNAAQLDHGIRHGFLHSWFVGVGAMLADGLFMLLIFFGVVHFLEIPFMQTFLWLFGFFVLVYTGIESLINSQKINMRNERNRMPLWKSFLTGFIMSLLNPLSILFWLGIYGSVLSTTINQYGKEQLLLYSLAIFIGLFIWDLTMATISSMFRKYFATRFLQTISIISGLFLICFGLYFGLQGMKALF, from the coding sequence ATGTTTATCTTTTTTAGTTATATACTACTCGGTCTTTCATTAGCAGCACCAATTGGTCCAGTCAATGCCGCCCAATTAGATCACGGCATTAGACATGGCTTTCTCCATTCATGGTTTGTCGGTGTTGGTGCTATGCTGGCTGATGGACTTTTTATGTTGCTCATCTTTTTCGGAGTGGTCCACTTCCTTGAGATTCCGTTTATGCAAACATTTTTATGGTTATTTGGTTTTTTTGTACTTGTTTATACAGGAATTGAAAGTTTAATCAATTCCCAAAAAATAAATATGAGGAATGAAAGAAATCGAATGCCACTTTGGAAATCCTTTCTTACAGGTTTTATTATGTCCTTATTAAATCCATTATCGATTTTATTTTGGTTGGGTATTTACGGTTCTGTCTTGTCCACAACAATCAATCAGTATGGTAAAGAACAACTACTGTTATATAGTTTAGCAATTTTCATCGGTTTATTTATTTGGGATTTAACGATGGCAACGATTTCTAGTATGTTCAGAAAATATTTTGCAACAAGGTTTTTACAAACAATCTCTATTATATCTGGTTTATTTTTAATTTGTTTTGGTTTATATTTTGGTTTACAAGGGATGAAAGCTCTTTTTTAA
- a CDS encoding MFS transporter, which produces MEYIDTLWEKYESSEEREKKKKEKQLDDKRWAIVSIASIPLVMTLGNSMLIPILPTMEKELDITSFQSSLIITVYSVVAILFIPIAGYLSDRLGRKKVIIPSLLLTAIGGAIAAFSSWQMQSGYWLVLIGRTLQGVGAAGAFPIVLPLVGDMFRSKEKVSSSLGIIETANTLGKVLSPILGSLLASIIWFLPFVTIPIFCTISIFMMIFLVKSPKKKDTPNFREFLTKTKTLYKYNNRWLNSIFIIGGILMFILFGVQFYLSSVLESQYQVGNIKKGFLLAIPLGALCLASFIAGKRIKEKKKLMKWITFIGVLLLAASVVLLSFFENLWVNIGIFVFGCIGIGIGLPCLDSLITDGIEEESRGTITSIYSSMRFIGVAFGPPIVAILMKNLNTFMFYFLGGLAILCAIVCLYGIRPEKEATS; this is translated from the coding sequence ATGGAATACATCGATACACTTTGGGAAAAGTATGAGTCGAGTGAGGAACGTGAAAAGAAGAAAAAAGAAAAACAACTAGATGATAAGCGCTGGGCGATTGTATCGATTGCATCAATACCTCTTGTAATGACTTTAGGAAATTCAATGTTAATACCCATTTTGCCAACAATGGAAAAAGAATTAGATATCACTTCTTTCCAATCAAGTTTAATTATCACAGTTTATTCAGTAGTCGCCATTTTATTTATTCCCATTGCTGGGTATTTATCTGACCGCTTAGGTAGAAAGAAAGTCATTATTCCGAGTCTTCTACTTACAGCAATTGGTGGGGCAATTGCCGCATTTTCTTCATGGCAAATGCAAAGTGGTTACTGGCTTGTCCTTATCGGGAGAACATTACAAGGTGTTGGTGCGGCAGGTGCTTTCCCAATCGTTTTACCATTAGTTGGCGATATGTTTCGTTCAAAGGAAAAAGTTAGTTCATCACTAGGAATAATCGAAACCGCCAATACACTCGGAAAAGTTTTAAGTCCAATCCTCGGTTCGCTACTTGCTAGTATTATTTGGTTTCTACCTTTTGTAACAATTCCAATATTTTGTACCATTTCAATTTTCATGATGATTTTCTTAGTAAAAAGTCCTAAAAAGAAAGATACACCGAATTTCCGAGAATTTTTAACTAAAACAAAAACGCTTTATAAATACAACAATCGTTGGTTAAATTCCATCTTTATTATAGGTGGTATATTAATGTTTATTTTATTTGGTGTGCAATTTTATCTCTCTTCTGTTTTAGAGTCACAATATCAAGTTGGCAATATAAAGAAAGGGTTTTTATTAGCTATTCCTTTAGGCGCTTTATGTTTGGCTTCCTTTATTGCCGGTAAAAGAATTAAAGAAAAAAAGAAATTAATGAAATGGATTACTTTTATAGGTGTATTATTACTTGCAGCTAGCGTTGTATTACTAAGTTTCTTTGAAAACTTATGGGTTAATATTGGTATTTTTGTATTCGGTTGTATCGGAATCGGGATTGGCCTACCTTGCCTTGATTCTTTAATCACAGACGGGATTGAAGAAGAATCACGCGGAACAATTACTTCCATTTATAGTTCCATGCGATTTATCGGAGTTGCATTTGGCCCTCCTATTGTAGCAATACTTATGAAAAACTTGAATACATTCATGTTTTACTTTTTAGGTGGGCTAGCTATTCTTTGCGCTATCGTCTGCCTGTACGGTATCCGCCCTGAAAAAGAAGCTACATCATAA
- a CDS encoding metal-sulfur cluster assembly factor, whose translation MNLEENIYNELKYVFDPEIGVNIVDLGYVDHIEIVNESTVKISLVFLTDDLVQQDYICSGVEFAALSVEGINKVIVVKEAVKWNPNRLNEKMKRELIGIN comes from the coding sequence ATGAATCTCGAGGAAAATATATATAATGAATTAAAATATGTATTTGATCCCGAAATTGGTGTGAATATTGTTGATTTAGGCTATGTAGATCATATCGAAATCGTTAATGAATCTACAGTTAAAATTTCTTTAGTTTTTTTAACCGATGACTTAGTACAGCAAGATTATATTTGTTCCGGTGTGGAGTTTGCAGCTCTGTCTGTTGAAGGAATAAATAAAGTTATCGTTGTTAAAGAAGCAGTTAAGTGGAACCCTAATCGACTAAATGAAAAGATGAAAAGAGAACTGATTGGAATAAATTAA
- a CDS encoding MFS transporter: MEYIDTLWEKYESSEEREKKKKEKQLDDKRWAIVSIASIPLVMTLGNSMLIPILPTMEKELDITSFQSSLIITVYSVVAILFIPIAGYLSDRLGRKKVIIPSLLLTAIGGAIAAFSSWQMQSGYWLVLIGRTLQGVGAAGAFPIVLPLVGDMFRSKEKVSSSLGIIETANTLGKVLSPILGSLLASIIWFLPFVTIPIFCTISIFMMIFLV; the protein is encoded by the coding sequence ATGGAATACATCGATACACTTTGGGAAAAGTATGAGTCGAGTGAGGAACGTGAAAAGAAGAAAAAAGAAAAACAACTAGATGATAAGCGCTGGGCGATTGTATCGATTGCATCAATACCTCTTGTAATGACTTTAGGAAATTCAATGTTAATACCCATTTTGCCAACAATGGAAAAAGAATTAGATATCACTTCTTTCCAATCAAGTTTAATTATCACAGTTTATTCAGTAGTCGCCATTTTATTTATTCCCATTGCTGGGTATTTATCTGACCGCTTAGGTAGAAAGAAAGTCATTATTCCGAGTCTTCTACTTACAGCAATTGGTGGGGCAATTGCCGCATTTTCTTCATGGCAAATGCAAAGTGGTTACTGGCTTGTCCTTATCGGGAGAACATTACAAGGTGTTGGTGCGGCAGGTGCTTTCCCAATCGTTTTACCATTAGTTGGCGATATGTTTCGTTCAAAGGAAAAAGTTAGTTCATCACTAGGAATAATCGAAACCGCCAATACACTCGGAAAAGTTTTAAGTCCAATCCTCGGTTCGCTACTTGCTAGTATTATTTGGTTTCTACCTTTTGTAACAATTCCAATATTTTGTACCATTTCAATTTTCATGATGATTTTCTTAGTAA
- a CDS encoding DUF6501 family protein, giving the protein MIHKDWQERKTIKNVKCVHTNAKKYMVNHMLTVDKVYEVKNETDEFYFVLDNSGRIGGYYKEYFIDVRENS; this is encoded by the coding sequence ATGATTCATAAAGATTGGCAAGAAAGAAAGACGATAAAAAACGTTAAATGTGTACATACAAATGCAAAAAAATATATGGTTAATCATATGTTAACAGTTGATAAAGTTTATGAAGTGAAAAATGAAACAGATGAGTTTTATTTTGTACTCGATAATTCTGGACGAATTGGCGGATACTATAAAGAGTATTTTATCGATGTGAGAGAAAATTCCTGA
- a CDS encoding bifunctional ADP-dependent NAD(P)H-hydrate dehydratase/NAD(P)H-hydrate epimerase, giving the protein MWIYNESDIRNADDTAERNGLSGNTLMELAGRGLFEKIKQIVPKTNRILILSGRGNNGGDGIVLARYLKQVGYDVELTFPFGESKTDAAKEHFRYYKSLGYTSANKVDDQNYDTIVDALLGVGTRLPLNKSFQALLEWCNKQYALRIAIDLPTGVQADCGDVEVAFKAHYTFSLHGFKPATFLSPSYQYFGKVESIDIGLPHSSNWRIWTREDVNHSLQRRGRDSHKGTFGTGLLVAGTDEMPGSALLAGLGAMKIGIGKLIIATSSHASGIIATKLPEATFLHGGLQTLTTNSFPSNIKAMAIGPGLTDRDQIEHLLEKVWGFDIPIILDAGALYKRTYKIRKAPVLITPHPGEFSRLTGYSIKEIQANRLHLASTYAKENNLIVVLKGANTVIAYPDGTGFINTTGNAALAKGGSGDTLTGMILGLICSENDIKSAVNNAVYLHGFCADELVRNHNERTIVASDLTSVLGTVLNRLQSQK; this is encoded by the coding sequence ATGTGGATCTACAATGAGAGTGATATCAGGAATGCAGATGATACGGCAGAGAGAAACGGTTTGTCAGGAAATACACTAATGGAGTTAGCTGGTAGAGGTTTATTTGAGAAAATTAAACAAATCGTGCCGAAAACAAATCGAATTTTAATATTAAGTGGACGTGGAAATAATGGTGGAGACGGTATTGTGTTAGCTCGTTACTTAAAGCAGGTAGGTTATGATGTTGAATTAACATTTCCATTTGGAGAATCAAAAACGGATGCTGCAAAGGAACATTTTCGTTACTATAAAAGTTTAGGCTATACATCAGCGAATAAGGTTGATGATCAAAATTACGATACGATTGTTGATGCTTTATTAGGAGTAGGGACAAGACTGCCATTAAATAAATCATTTCAAGCTCTGCTAGAATGGTGTAATAAACAATATGCATTGAGAATTGCCATTGATTTACCAACAGGAGTACAAGCGGATTGCGGCGATGTCGAAGTTGCCTTTAAAGCTCACTATACATTTTCTTTACACGGATTTAAACCTGCCACATTTCTTTCTCCTTCTTATCAATATTTCGGTAAGGTTGAAAGCATTGATATTGGTCTACCTCACAGCTCCAATTGGCGAATATGGACGAGGGAAGATGTCAATCACTCATTACAGAGGAGGGGACGTGATTCGCATAAAGGAACGTTTGGTACAGGGCTGCTCGTTGCTGGGACAGATGAGATGCCTGGTAGCGCCTTATTAGCAGGTTTAGGTGCAATGAAGATTGGTATTGGGAAATTAATCATTGCAACGAGCTCTCATGCATCAGGGATCATTGCGACGAAATTACCAGAGGCAACGTTTCTCCATGGGGGATTACAAACTTTAACAACGAATTCGTTTCCTTCTAATATTAAGGCGATGGCAATTGGTCCCGGTTTAACCGACCGCGATCAAATCGAACATCTTCTCGAAAAAGTATGGGGTTTTGATATACCAATTATCTTAGATGCAGGGGCATTGTATAAAAGAACATATAAAATAAGGAAAGCACCGGTTCTTATTACGCCTCATCCAGGAGAGTTTAGTCGATTAACCGGTTATAGCATAAAGGAAATTCAAGCAAATCGGTTACACCTTGCAAGTACATACGCTAAAGAAAATAATTTAATAGTTGTTTTAAAAGGTGCGAATACCGTCATTGCATATCCTGATGGAACCGGGTTTATTAACACGACAGGAAATGCTGCATTAGCAAAAGGGGGTTCCGGTGATACGTTAACTGGAATGATTCTTGGTCTTATTTGTAGTGAAAATGATATAAAAAGTGCTGTGAATAATGCGGTTTATTTACATGGTTTTTGTGCTGATGAACTTGTTCGAAATCATAATGAACGAACGATTGTCGCAAGTGACTTAACATCTGTTCTAGGTACTGTTTTGAATCGATTGCAGTCACAAAAATGA
- the crcB gene encoding fluoride efflux transporter CrcB, which yields MWLYIGIGGIIGSLLRYCATLIVKSAHFPFATLTVNIVGSFLLGFLSSYFSTKNFQQTKMYTAITTGIIGSFTTFSTFSNDIIDLIEGHEYLFSIVYLAVSIILGLVLAMFGMYIGRKLRSLGMRKDRLNSQ from the coding sequence ATGTGGCTATATATAGGAATTGGTGGAATAATCGGAAGTTTATTGCGTTATTGCGCCACATTAATAGTAAAAAGTGCACATTTTCCTTTTGCGACTTTAACCGTTAATATAGTTGGATCATTTTTACTTGGTTTTTTGTCAAGTTATTTCTCAACAAAAAATTTTCAACAAACAAAAATGTATACAGCTATAACAACAGGTATTATCGGTTCCTTTACAACATTTTCTACGTTTAGTAATGATATAATCGATTTAATAGAAGGACACGAGTATTTATTTAGTATTGTCTATTTAGCGGTCTCAATTATACTTGGTTTAGTCCTCGCTATGTTTGGAATGTATATAGGTCGAAAGTTGCGGTCGTTGGGCATGAGAAAGGATCGGTTAAATTCACAATGA
- the crcB gene encoding fluoride efflux transporter CrcB codes for MNGLLVAIGGFFGAICRYYMSSYFNKKWGYIPLGTLFVNIVGSFLLGVLLVIEVKSELYLVFGVGFLGAFTTFSTFIVEISKFLETKQSRQAIIYLIVSIILGMIAAIVGVLIGRN; via the coding sequence ATGAACGGATTGTTAGTTGCAATTGGTGGATTTTTTGGAGCAATTTGTCGGTATTATATGAGTAGTTACTTCAATAAAAAATGGGGTTATATTCCTTTAGGAACTCTTTTCGTAAATATCGTAGGTTCATTTTTATTAGGGGTTTTACTTGTAATAGAAGTTAAGTCAGAGCTTTATTTGGTTTTTGGAGTCGGCTTTCTAGGTGCATTTACGACATTTTCCACATTTATCGTTGAAATTAGTAAGTTTCTGGAGACTAAACAATCTCGTCAAGCAATAATCTATCTAATTGTAAGTATTATACTTGGAATGATAGCCGCAATTGTCGGGGTTTTAATCGGAAGGAATTAA
- a CDS encoding YozQ family protein, protein MDYYKESSQLAGKHYDPSMRTKENKNQFQKGLSVTHEQISDNYMEGTVDQYVVEQNDNM, encoded by the coding sequence ATGGATTATTATAAGGAGTCTAGTCAATTAGCGGGAAAACACTATGACCCAAGTATGAGAACAAAAGAAAATAAAAATCAGTTTCAAAAAGGCCTTAGTGTGACTCATGAACAAATTTCTGATAATTATATGGAGGGTACAGTTGACCAGTATGTAGTTGAGCAAAACGATAATATGTAG
- a CDS encoding DUF2599 domain-containing protein, with product MGFLLVSILIFSTVPITANAETDNLGYEYTPKKASEIDFADGDFFIALLSGDPLSEDAVYAVYETSELERFEREHFGMNNSVATLAAKNPPTKFSDYYSKSNWRKRSDGITLSVYPKKLAWTKHPNPVVQAHYEKYRWQVVYNKHKGSKHWKNTASMKAQLRCHAETVRGLKNPWNLEPWRKTSNYAKVVAKACNPK from the coding sequence TTGGGGTTCTTACTTGTTTCTATTCTGATTTTTTCTACTGTTCCAATTACTGCGAATGCAGAGACTGATAATTTAGGTTATGAGTACACTCCAAAAAAGGCAAGTGAAATTGATTTTGCTGATGGGGATTTCTTTATAGCCTTACTATCAGGTGATCCATTAAGTGAAGATGCTGTTTATGCTGTGTATGAAACAAGTGAATTAGAAAGATTTGAACGGGAACATTTCGGCATGAATAACAGTGTAGCAACTTTAGCAGCTAAAAATCCACCGACCAAATTTTCCGATTATTACTCCAAATCTAATTGGAGAAAACGATCTGACGGAATCACTTTATCTGTTTACCCTAAAAAACTTGCATGGACGAAACACCCTAATCCAGTCGTCCAAGCTCACTACGAAAAATACAGATGGCAAGTAGTATATAATAAACATAAAGGGAGTAAGCATTGGAAAAATACCGCAAGCATGAAGGCGCAATTACGGTGCCATGCAGAGACGGTAAGAGGTTTAAAAAATCCATGGAATTTAGAACCATGGCGCAAAACTAGTAATTATGCAAAAGTAGTTGCAAAAGCTTGCAATCCAAAATAA
- a CDS encoding IS1182 family transposase: MFKHYNMNQVVLPLNLEIKLKENDIAFAINDLVESIPEEAFEDFIRQTGRPAYHPRMMLKVILCGYTQSVFSGRKIEALLQDSIRMMWLAQGHEPSYRTINRFRSNPLIENILRECFVQFRNQLVEKELIEEEAIFIDGTKIEANANKFTFVWRKSIERYSDKLIEKSNQLYDELLEKEIIPAIEREKEEELSVKEMEEVVEKLDEKIEEYNKKIEVSEVGSERKKLRSERKLPIQSRKQWMDYITRKQKYQNDMEIFGDRNSYSKTDPDATFMRMKDDYMKNGQLKAGYNVQIATEGQYVLAYDVFPNPTDTRTLIPFLDTIEENFFELPEFIVADAGYGSEQNYEDIIENRNRTPLITYNQYRKEKKKKHKDNAFHVDNWEYNEDEDTFLCPNGRKVRFSHHSKRTDRYGFTREFKVYECEDCSDCPLRDLCTKAKEGNNRKVYINEKWESQKEYVRTKLSDEKTGEIYGKRKIDVEPAFGFLKANLGFTRFSVRGKQKVKNELAFALMAVNMRKVTAISGKIVTRNGKTPQKRFQANFLLPGTFLYTTFG; encoded by the coding sequence ATGTTTAAACATTATAACATGAATCAAGTAGTTTTACCGCTAAATTTAGAAATTAAGTTGAAAGAAAACGATATTGCTTTTGCGATCAATGATCTTGTCGAGAGTATTCCCGAAGAAGCTTTCGAGGACTTCATACGACAAACCGGCCGTCCCGCGTATCATCCTCGTATGATGTTGAAAGTCATTTTGTGTGGATATACGCAATCCGTGTTTTCCGGCCGTAAAATAGAAGCTTTATTACAGGATAGTATCCGCATGATGTGGCTAGCTCAAGGACATGAACCTAGCTATCGCACCATCAATCGCTTCCGTTCTAATCCACTCATTGAAAACATCCTACGTGAATGCTTTGTCCAGTTCCGAAATCAGCTCGTGGAAAAGGAATTGATTGAAGAGGAAGCCATTTTTATTGATGGTACAAAAATTGAAGCAAACGCAAATAAGTTCACCTTTGTATGGCGGAAGTCCATTGAAAGATATAGTGATAAGCTAATTGAAAAGTCCAATCAACTGTATGATGAGCTGCTAGAGAAGGAGATCATCCCAGCAATAGAGCGAGAAAAGGAAGAGGAACTTTCCGTCAAAGAAATGGAAGAAGTAGTCGAAAAGTTAGACGAGAAAATCGAGGAATATAATAAAAAGATTGAAGTATCTGAAGTTGGGAGTGAACGGAAAAAGCTCCGTTCCGAACGCAAATTACCCATACAATCTCGGAAGCAATGGATGGATTACATTACTCGCAAACAAAAGTATCAAAACGATATGGAGATTTTCGGTGATCGCAATAGTTACTCAAAGACGGACCCAGATGCGACGTTTATGCGCATGAAGGACGACTACATGAAGAACGGTCAATTGAAAGCTGGTTACAATGTCCAAATTGCGACGGAAGGTCAATATGTGCTCGCTTACGATGTTTTCCCAAACCCGACCGATACACGCACTTTAATTCCTTTTCTCGACACGATTGAAGAAAACTTTTTCGAGCTTCCGGAATTCATTGTCGCGGATGCAGGATATGGTAGCGAACAGAATTATGAAGATATCATCGAGAATCGAAATCGAACGCCACTTATTACATACAATCAATATCGAAAGGAGAAGAAAAAGAAGCATAAGGACAACGCTTTTCATGTAGATAATTGGGAATATAATGAGGACGAAGATACTTTTCTGTGCCCAAATGGTCGGAAAGTACGATTTAGCCATCATTCCAAACGAACAGACAGGTACGGATTCACCCGTGAATTTAAAGTGTACGAGTGTGAGGACTGTTCGGATTGTCCACTCCGCGATTTATGCACGAAAGCAAAAGAAGGGAACAACCGAAAAGTCTACATAAATGAAAAGTGGGAGTCCCAAAAAGAATATGTACGTACGAAGCTTTCAGACGAGAAAACTGGTGAAATTTACGGAAAACGTAAAATTGATGTAGAACCAGCGTTCGGTTTTCTGAAGGCTAATTTAGGTTTCACTCGTTTTTCCGTCAGAGGAAAACAGAAAGTGAAAAATGAATTAGCCTTTGCGTTGATGGCGGTGAATATGAGAAAAGTCACCGCCATCAGCGGTAAAATAGTGACGAGAAATGGAAAAACCCCACAAAAAAGGTTCCAAGCAAATTTTTTATTGCCTGGAACCTTTTTATATACTACTTTTGGCTAG
- a CDS encoding VOC family protein, giving the protein MGKFHESPNLYINQVSIKVANLERSITFYKEIIGLQLLQQTGNEATLTADGKTPLLHLYALDNVMKKTGRTTGLYHFAILLPTRGDLSVFLRHLIQTQYPFAASDHLVSEAIYLVDPDENGIEVYCDRSRNTWKWSNGLVHMDTLQLNGTDILGESTASWAGLPNGTTMGHIHLHVHNLESVQQFYVDGLGFDIVSYYPQAVFLSSGKYHHHIAINTWAGVNAPRPSENSVGLKWYSIKFPNEVRREEVVKNLIDLGIVVERKGNLYITRDPSNNLIHLSV; this is encoded by the coding sequence GTGGGGAAATTTCACGAGAGTCCAAATTTATATATTAATCAAGTATCAATAAAAGTAGCGAATTTAGAAAGGTCGATTACATTTTATAAAGAAATTATTGGGTTGCAACTATTACAGCAAACAGGTAACGAGGCAACACTAACTGCCGATGGTAAAACACCTTTATTGCATTTATATGCACTAGATAATGTTATGAAAAAAACAGGGAGAACGACAGGTTTATACCATTTTGCTATATTACTTCCGACTCGAGGCGACTTATCAGTATTTTTGCGTCATCTAATACAAACGCAGTATCCATTCGCTGCAAGTGACCACTTAGTAAGTGAAGCCATTTACTTAGTTGATCCTGATGAAAATGGAATCGAAGTGTATTGCGATCGCTCTAGAAACACATGGAAATGGAGTAATGGGTTGGTTCATATGGATACATTGCAGCTGAATGGAACGGATATCCTTGGAGAAAGTACTGCTTCTTGGGCAGGTTTACCTAATGGAACAACGATGGGTCATATACATTTACATGTTCATAATCTTGAAAGTGTACAACAATTTTATGTTGATGGATTAGGCTTTGATATTGTTAGTTACTATCCTCAGGCGGTTTTCCTTTCTTCCGGAAAGTACCATCATCATATTGCTATTAATACGTGGGCAGGGGTAAATGCTCCAAGACCATCTGAAAATAGTGTCGGTTTAAAATGGTATTCAATAAAATTTCCTAATGAAGTTAGAAGGGAAGAAGTTGTTAAAAACTTAATTGACCTCGGAATAGTGGTTGAAAGAAAGGGCAATTTATATATTACAAGAGATCCATCGAATAATCTGATTCATTTAAGTGTCTGA
- a CDS encoding cupredoxin domain-containing protein — protein MSHFTVIRGRQLGKFIIFVIFIVAAFIWYSFQYKVFSATDVVAKEQIREIHMVTGEFSTKTATGKKIEAYRFDPGTIFLEKDEKVLLKIYGVNGEEHPFIIEGTDIKGTVKKGKETTIPLTFKKEGTYRLICVAHPDYARNGPMIAYIVVD, from the coding sequence TTGAGTCATTTTACCGTTATTCGTGGTCGTCAACTTGGCAAATTTATTATTTTTGTCATATTTATTGTTGCTGCCTTTATTTGGTATTCTTTTCAGTATAAAGTATTTTCAGCAACAGATGTTGTCGCAAAAGAACAAATTAGAGAAATTCATATGGTCACAGGCGAATTTTCAACAAAAACAGCGACTGGGAAAAAAATTGAAGCGTATCGATTTGATCCAGGGACAATATTTTTAGAAAAAGATGAGAAAGTATTGCTTAAAATTTATGGCGTTAACGGTGAAGAACACCCATTTATCATTGAAGGTACAGATATAAAAGGGACCGTAAAAAAGGGCAAGGAAACGACAATTCCACTAACGTTTAAAAAAGAAGGCACATATCGACTTATTTGTGTAGCGCATCCTGATTATGCGAGAAATGGACCAATGATTGCCTATATCGTAGTCGATTAA
- the mscL gene encoding large conductance mechanosensitive channel protein MscL encodes MWKEFKEFAVKGNVIDLAVGVIIGTAFNKIVSSLVIDLIMPIFSLFIGKESFSDLAYKDIHYGSFIQSIVDFFIIGLSLFFIVKVFNKLENIREKHEETKEEEKEEVSKEEQLLTEIRDLLRKETSSSE; translated from the coding sequence ATGTGGAAAGAGTTTAAGGAGTTTGCCGTAAAGGGGAATGTTATTGATTTAGCTGTTGGAGTCATAATTGGAACAGCATTCAATAAAATTGTAAGCTCACTTGTTATCGATCTTATTATGCCAATTTTTTCCTTATTTATAGGGAAAGAGAGTTTTTCTGATTTAGCTTATAAAGACATTCATTATGGAAGTTTTATCCAATCAATTGTAGACTTTTTTATTATTGGGTTGTCATTGTTTTTCATTGTAAAAGTCTTTAATAAACTAGAAAATATTAGAGAGAAACATGAGGAAACAAAAGAGGAAGAGAAAGAAGAGGTTTCTAAAGAGGAACAGTTATTAACGGAAATACGTGATTTATTAAGAAAAGAAACTTCGAGTAGTGAATAA
- a CDS encoding cysteine hydrolase family protein — translation MLKTPFEQIVDVNKIGTSHARLNRILSLADDEIVKPSEEDQKKILFLGIDFQNDFMENGALGVPGAHEDVKNVTKFLYHNLHKVTTIAFSLDTHEPIQIFHPSWWVDDNGKYPKPLTIISSDDIESGKWHPIYKVEESKQYVLNLEREGKKKLCIWPYHCIEGTFGAALEGQLANLIYFHSVVRGTNVMPIVKGKYPTTEMYGIFRPEYSDTVGENIELLQKMKEYDQIVIAGEAKSHCVLESVIQLIEYFSRERENTSKIYLLEDCMSSIPGFEDDTEAVYKQLVQNYGIHLVESRSLEL, via the coding sequence ATGTTGAAAACACCATTTGAACAAATTGTTGATGTTAATAAAATTGGTACTAGTCATGCTCGTTTAAATCGAATTTTGTCACTAGCAGACGATGAGATAGTAAAGCCATCAGAAGAAGATCAAAAGAAGATTTTATTTTTAGGAATTGATTTTCAAAATGATTTCATGGAAAATGGAGCACTTGGTGTTCCAGGTGCACATGAAGATGTAAAAAATGTAACGAAATTTTTATATCATAATTTACATAAAGTTACTACAATAGCTTTTTCTCTAGATACGCATGAACCGATACAAATCTTCCATCCTAGTTGGTGGGTAGACGATAATGGGAAGTATCCGAAGCCGCTAACAATCATTTCAAGCGACGATATAGAAAGTGGGAAGTGGCATCCAATTTATAAAGTTGAAGAAAGTAAGCAATATGTACTTAATCTTGAAAGGGAAGGAAAAAAAAAGTTATGTATTTGGCCGTATCATTGTATTGAAGGTACATTTGGAGCTGCATTGGAAGGCCAGCTTGCTAACCTCATTTATTTTCATTCCGTTGTACGTGGGACAAATGTCATGCCGATTGTCAAAGGGAAGTATCCTACAACAGAAATGTATGGTATTTTCCGCCCTGAATACAGTGATACGGTAGGAGAAAATATAGAATTACTTCAGAAGATGAAGGAGTACGACCAAATTGTGATTGCCGGGGAAGCAAAGTCTCATTGTGTTCTTGAGTCGGTAATTCAACTGATAGAATATTTTTCACGAGAACGGGAAAACACAAGTAAAATCTATTTATTAGAAGATTGTATGAGCTCCATTCCTGGATTTGAAGACGATACAGAGGCTGTTTATAAGCAACTCGTTCAAAATTATGGTATCCATCTTGTTGAATCTCGTTCATTGGAATTATAA